One segment of Haliotis asinina isolate JCU_RB_2024 chromosome 12, JCU_Hal_asi_v2, whole genome shotgun sequence DNA contains the following:
- the LOC137258532 gene encoding kielin/chordin-like protein, translating into MTRLVLLLSLLASVSGLIVKRQVCTDKLQNCESYGKDVCTSYTQWAQANCCGYCAGGSSQGSTSSQCVDKLPNCADLGSDLCSTYVEFAQINCQKTCDLCQTTSALGGSCADKLNNCPDYGTSACGGQYSQWAKENCAKFCGLCPTNGAITGTTQVCVFKGRTYNEGDSWADGCDKNCTCVSAQIGKYLCQSLCPTYKNLPAGCQMVKQPGECCAKPNCPNLSNVCVYKGQSYQQGQTWVDGCDYRCTCTDGKTGHYQCNSRCVTWNLLPSCHLDNPAPGKCCPTPNCPPNVKINYPAGYVPE; encoded by the exons ATGACGAGGCTTGTTTTACTTCTGTCTTTACTAGCCTCCGTATCAG GTTTGATCGTGAAGCGCCAGGTATGTACAGACAAACTACAGAACTGCGAGAGCTATGGAAAAGACGTGTGTACGTCATACACACAGTGGGCACAAGCTAACTGCTGTGGGTACTGTG CAGGAGGAAGTTCACAGGGCAGTACTTCTTCGCAATGTGTGGACAAACTTCCAAATTGTGCCGACCTTGGAAGCGACCTGTGCTCTACCTATGTTGAGTTCGCCCAGATTAACTGTCAAAAAACCTGTGATCTTTGTC AAACTACCAGTGCTCTTGGCGGAAGCTGTGCTGACAAGCTCAACAACTGTCCGGACTACGGGACATCAGCCTGTGGTGGACAGTATTCCCAGTGGGCCAAGGAAAATTGTGCAAAATTCTGTGGTTTATGTC CGACAAATGGTGCAATCACAGGAACAA CCCAGGTGTGCGTCTTCAAAGGCAGAACATACAACGAGGGCGACTCGTGGGCAGATGGCTGTGACAAAAACTGTACCTGTGTCAGTGCTCAGATTGGAAAATACCTCTGTCAGTCCCT GTGCCCCACCTACAAGAATCTCCCAGCTGGATGTCAGATGGTGAAACAGCCAGGCGAGTGTTGTGCTAAACCCAACTGCCCTAACCTTAGCA ACGTGTGTGTGTACAAGGGCCAGTCCTACCAACAGGGTCAGACTTGGGTCGACGGCTGTGACTACCGCTGCACCTGCACAGATGGAAAGACAGGACACTACCAGTGCAATTCAAG ATGTGTGACATGGAACCTGCTGCCGAGCTGTCACCTAGACAACCCCGCCCCAGGGAAGTGCTGCCCCACCCCCAACTGCCCCCCAAATGTCAAGATCAACTACCCTGCTGGATATGTGCCAGAATAA